A window of Aricia agestis chromosome 3, ilAriAges1.1, whole genome shotgun sequence contains these coding sequences:
- the LOC121725677 gene encoding programmed cell death protein 4: protein MMEVVSDSENVAIDENDKPMSVQAAGEAATSHPDKLRRKGKKFSRSNSKEGPSPVSTPLPKYRSWKNSRRPRNGHGRGLPKKGGGGGKGVWGLPGSELLEEYVEDQNDPNYDPEAITNGDVEFKQVIVEASPEEIVRKSEPVILEYFEHGDTNAAAEDFLEFVTAMRSHLIVETIIEIALDHKPSHCEMASVLISDLYGRVFSAKDIAYAFERLLESLPDRMLDTPDAPALLSNFIARCVADDCLPPRFVQQQALAELSAPARQALQRAETLLSMKQGLVRLDNIWGVGGGIRPVKSLIHQIQLLLKEYLTSGDVGEALRCVRDLEVPHFHHELVYETVLLAVESINTNVEEQLCNFLAELRRSVIVTPDQMDHGFLRVVEDMSDIVLDVPLAYIVLDRFVERCQQRFRLGDVVLKRMPTRGRKRFVSEGDGGIIKDHALKLRE, encoded by the exons ATGATGGAGGTGGTATCCGACTCGGAAAACGTGGCGATCGACGAGAATGATAAGCCCATGTCGGTGCAGGCCGCCGGCGAGGCGGCGACATCGCATCCCGATAAATTGCGGCGCAAAGGCAAAAAGTTCTCTCGCTCCAACAGCAAAGAGGGGCCGAGCCCGGTCTCGACCCCGCTGCCGAAATATCGCAGCTGGAAAAACAGCCGAAGACCACGCAACGGACACGGCCGGGGCCTACCGAAGAAAG GTGGCGGCGGCGGCAAGGGAGTGTGGGGTCTGCCGGGGTCGGAGCTGCTGGAGGAGTACGTGGAGGACCAGAACGACCCCAACTACGACCCGGAGGCCATCACCAACGGCGACGTCGAGTTCAAGCAGGTCATCGTCGAGGCCTCGCCCGAGGAGATCGTG CGCAAGTCGGAGCCTGTGATACTGGAGTACTTCGAGCATGGCGACACCAACGCCGCCGCCGAGGACTTCCTCGAGTTCGTCACCGCCATGCGGAGCCACCTG ATCGTGGAGACGATAATCGAGATCGCGCTGGACCACAAGCCGTCCCACTGCGAGATGGCCTCTGTGCTCATCTCCGACCTCTACGGCAGGGTCTTCTCCGCCAAGGACATAGCCTATG CGTTCGAGCGGCTGCTGGAGAGCCTGCCGGACCGCATGCTGGACACGCCGGACGCGCCGGCGCTGCTGTCCAACTTCATTGCGCGGTGCGTCGCCGACGACTGCCTGCCGCCGCGCTTCGTGCAGCAGCAGGCGCTGGCCGAACTCAGCGCGCCCGCCAG ACAAGCGTTGCAGAGGGCGGAGACCTTGCTGTCCATGAAACAGGGGTTAGTGCGGTTAGACAACATTTGGGGCGTTGGAGGTGGTATCAG GCCGGTGAAATCGCTGATCCACCAGATCCAGCTGCTGCTGAAGGAGTACCTGACGTCGGGCGACGTGGGCGAGGCGCTGCGCTGCGTGCGCGACCTCGAGGTGCCGCACTTCCACCACGAGCTCGTCTACGAG ACGGTGTTGCTGGCGGTGGAGTCTATCAATACCAACGTGGAGGAGCAGCTGTGCAACTTCCTCGCCGAGCTGCGCCGCTCCGTCATCGTCACGCCGGACCAGATGGATCAC GGTTTCCTCCGCGTGGTGGAGGATATGAGCGACATCGTGCTGGACGTGCCGCTGGCGTACATCGTGCTCGACCGCTTCGTGGAGCGCTGCCAACAGCGGTTCCGTCTGGGCGACGTGGTGCTCAAGCGCATGCCTACCAG GGGACGCAAGCGGTTCGTGTCGGAGGGCGACGGCGGCATCATCAAGGATCACGCGCTCAAACTGCGCGAGTAA
- the LOC121725558 gene encoding uncharacterized protein LOC121725558 isoform X1, whose translation MKKVENEFKNKFHLLYSQESSQKIIWSSSDSSDYENVSHKENVEYRKHPPNTRKRKRRCRNKLKNVSNLDIVYAEDKQTSSTITTTKSPIIKINRQCSSPILSKPRKYVSRDIRQKSPIVSIPQTLNSQKSIRSPVLKSKTMSPIQSPSVRKKLFASKDRLLLHKGDQCDNSISLDTIKQSSREIPMHSKSVNIFSTLGLRNESHIENSKPKNEKITSKNPDLVKRVKSYFENHFNSQGSSQNSISEYESTPLSYTKTSQEIDIISLTDDNEKSNSEMISSKDSSLDMDDTKTSKILKLKKDGLAYRLNSLLKKQTATISMWQNEKFLASNSKFSMPKGDFTVFRILNVQLKYGCYLLDAKDVDDHSFSIIINTLHVNNVNLEDNSLLRLHKPYDCITIDNCNIIVNVFKFECDNSYKLK comes from the coding sequence ATGAAAAAAGttgaaaatgaatttaaaaacaaatttcatTTGCTATACAGCCAAGAAAGCTCGCAAAAAATTATATGGTCTTCGAGTGACTCTAGCGACTATGAAAATGTAAGTCACAAAGAAAATGTTGAATACAGAAAACACCCACCAAACACAAGGAAGAGAAAAAGACGTTGCAGAAATAAGCTGAAAAATGTTTCTAACTTGGATATTGTGTACGCGGAGGATAAACAAACAAGTTCAACAATCACCACTACAAAATCTCcgatcataaaaataaatcgccAGTGCTCCTCACCCATTTTGTCTAAGCCACGAAAATATGTTTCCAGAGACATAAGACAGAAGTCTCCAATAGTCTCCATTCCCCAAACACTAAATTCACAGAAAAGTATAAGAAGTCCAGTTTTAAAGTCCAAAACTATGTCACCAATACAAAGTCCTAGTGTAAGAAAAAAGCTTTTTGCTAGCAAAGACAGACTGTTACTGCATAAAGGTGACCAGTGTGACAATAGTATTTCACTAGACACTATAAAACAATCTAGCAGGGAAATTCCCATGCATAGCAAatcagtaaatattttttctacgcTGGGACTAAGGAATGAAAGTCACATAGAAAATAGTAAACCAAAAAATGAAAAGATAACAAGTAAGAACCCAGACCTAGTGAAAAGAGTGAAGTCATATTTTGAAAACCATTTCAACTCCCAAGGCAGTTCTCAAAACTCTATAAGCGAATATGAATCTACACCACTAAGTTACACAAAAACCAGCCAAGaaattgatataatatcatTGACTGATGACAATGAAAAATCAAACTCGGAAATGATATCCAGTAAAGATTCAAGCTTGGATATGGACGATACAAAAACATCTAAAATACTGAAGTTGAAAAAAGACGGGCTAGCATACCGCTTGAATTCGTTGTTAAAAAAGCAGACTGCCACCATATCTATGTGGCAAAACGAGAAGTTTTTAGCTAGCAATTCAAAATTCTCAATGCCAAAAGGCGATTTTACCGTGTTCCGAATACTAAATGTGCAATTAAAGTATGGGTGCTACTTGTTGGATGCGAAGGATGTTGACGACCatagttttagtataattataaaCACTCTTCACGTGAATAATGTAAATCTGGAGGATAATAGTTTATTAAGGTTACACAAACCATATGACTGTATTACTATTGATAACTGTAACataattgtaaatgtttttaagtTTGAATGTGATAATAgctataaactaaaataa
- the LOC121725558 gene encoding uncharacterized protein LOC121725558 isoform X2: MKKVENEFKNKFHLLYSQESSQKIIWSSSDSSDYENVSHKENVEYRKHPPNTRKRKRRCRNKLKNVSNLDIVYAEDKQTSSTITTTKSPIIKINRQCSSPILSKPRKYVSRDIRQKSPIVSIPQTLNSQKSIRSPVLKSKTMSPIQSPSVRKKLFASKDRLLLHKGDQCDNSISLDTIKQSKSHIENSKPKNEKITSKNPDLVKRVKSYFENHFNSQGSSQNSISEYESTPLSYTKTSQEIDIISLTDDNEKSNSEMISSKDSSLDMDDTKTSKILKLKKDGLAYRLNSLLKKQTATISMWQNEKFLASNSKFSMPKGDFTVFRILNVQLKYGCYLLDAKDVDDHSFSIIINTLHVNNVNLEDNSLLRLHKPYDCITIDNCNIIVNVFKFECDNSYKLK, translated from the exons ATGAAAAAAGttgaaaatgaatttaaaaacaaatttcatTTGCTATACAGCCAAGAAAGCTCGCAAAAAATTATATGGTCTTCGAGTGACTCTAGCGACTATGAAAATGTAAGTCACAAAGAAAATGTTGAATACAGAAAACACCCACCAAACACAAGGAAGAGAAAAAGACGTTGCAGAAATAAGCTGAAAAATGTTTCTAACTTGGATATTGTGTACGCGGAGGATAAACAAACAAGTTCAACAATCACCACTACAAAATCTCcgatcataaaaataaatcgccAGTGCTCCTCACCCATTTTGTCTAAGCCACGAAAATATGTTTCCAGAGACATAAGACAGAAGTCTCCAATAGTCTCCATTCCCCAAACACTAAATTCACAGAAAAGTATAAGAAGTCCAGTTTTAAAGTCCAAAACTATGTCACCAATACAAAGTCCTAGTGTAAGAAAAAAGCTTTTTGCTAGCAAAGACAGACTGTTACTGCATAAAGGTGACCAGTGTGACAATAGTATTTCACTAGACACTATAAAACAATCTA AAAGTCACATAGAAAATAGTAAACCAAAAAATGAAAAGATAACAAGTAAGAACCCAGACCTAGTGAAAAGAGTGAAGTCATATTTTGAAAACCATTTCAACTCCCAAGGCAGTTCTCAAAACTCTATAAGCGAATATGAATCTACACCACTAAGTTACACAAAAACCAGCCAAGaaattgatataatatcatTGACTGATGACAATGAAAAATCAAACTCGGAAATGATATCCAGTAAAGATTCAAGCTTGGATATGGACGATACAAAAACATCTAAAATACTGAAGTTGAAAAAAGACGGGCTAGCATACCGCTTGAATTCGTTGTTAAAAAAGCAGACTGCCACCATATCTATGTGGCAAAACGAGAAGTTTTTAGCTAGCAATTCAAAATTCTCAATGCCAAAAGGCGATTTTACCGTGTTCCGAATACTAAATGTGCAATTAAAGTATGGGTGCTACTTGTTGGATGCGAAGGATGTTGACGACCatagttttagtataattataaaCACTCTTCACGTGAATAATGTAAATCTGGAGGATAATAGTTTATTAAGGTTACACAAACCATATGACTGTATTACTATTGATAACTGTAACataattgtaaatgtttttaagtTTGAATGTGATAATAgctataaactaaaataa
- the LOC121725565 gene encoding uncharacterized protein LOC121725565 isoform X2: MESRESRCLLLFACCIFAWIDSAYSIDCFKCVSMNGRFPACDDPFHNNHSLQMLEAPCMGGRKGRDGLFPATSCIKIAGVFDDTGESITVRGCGLDSGTATTDTEIIRMSHCGRFYYNDRYVHGCLQSCNDADACNSASTNLPLHALIPLALYLVVRS; the protein is encoded by the exons ATGGAATCAAGGGAAAGCAGGTGCTTACTGCTGTTTGCCTGCTGCATCTTTGCCTGGATAGATAGCG CGTACAGCATAGACTGCTTCAAGTGCGTTTCAATGAACGGGCGCTTCCCGGCGTGCGACGACCCCTTCCACAACAACCACTCGCTGCAGATGCTGGAGGCGCCGTGCATGGGCGGGCGCAAGGGCCGCGACGGCCTCTTCCCGGCCACCTCGTGCATCAAGATCGCCGGCGTCTTCG ACGACACTGGGGAGTCGATCACGGTGCGCGGTTGCGGGCTGGACTCGGGCACGGCGACCACCGACACGGAGATCATCCGCATGTCGCACTGCGGCCGCTTCTACTACAACGACAG GTACGTGCACGGCTGCCTGCAGAGCTGCAACGACGCGGACGCCTGCAACAGCGCCTCAACCAACCTGCCGCTGCACGCGCTCATACCTCTCGCCCTCTACCTGGTGGTGAGGAGCTAA
- the LOC121725565 gene encoding uncharacterized protein LOC121725565 isoform X1 produces the protein MIIKISTMESRESRCLLLFACCIFAWIDSAYSIDCFKCVSMNGRFPACDDPFHNNHSLQMLEAPCMGGRKGRDGLFPATSCIKIAGVFDDTGESITVRGCGLDSGTATTDTEIIRMSHCGRFYYNDRYVHGCLQSCNDADACNSASTNLPLHALIPLALYLVVRS, from the exons ATGATTATCAAG aTCAGCACGATGGAATCAAGGGAAAGCAGGTGCTTACTGCTGTTTGCCTGCTGCATCTTTGCCTGGATAGATAGCG CGTACAGCATAGACTGCTTCAAGTGCGTTTCAATGAACGGGCGCTTCCCGGCGTGCGACGACCCCTTCCACAACAACCACTCGCTGCAGATGCTGGAGGCGCCGTGCATGGGCGGGCGCAAGGGCCGCGACGGCCTCTTCCCGGCCACCTCGTGCATCAAGATCGCCGGCGTCTTCG ACGACACTGGGGAGTCGATCACGGTGCGCGGTTGCGGGCTGGACTCGGGCACGGCGACCACCGACACGGAGATCATCCGCATGTCGCACTGCGGCCGCTTCTACTACAACGACAG GTACGTGCACGGCTGCCTGCAGAGCTGCAACGACGCGGACGCCTGCAACAGCGCCTCAACCAACCTGCCGCTGCACGCGCTCATACCTCTCGCCCTCTACCTGGTGGTGAGGAGCTAA